In Misgurnus anguillicaudatus chromosome 5, ASM2758022v2, whole genome shotgun sequence, a genomic segment contains:
- the LOC129414505 gene encoding 4-galactosyl-N-acetylglucosaminide 3-alpha-L-fucosyltransferase 9-like — protein MLNKSSTGSQLCRLAVILTVAVLISLTVMFVWTSPQTFCLPQQLLIKPDSDRHHVEKNNSLDEAMVDKPILLLWVWPQDYRFDLNDCKTIYNIDGCHLTDDRSLYSNTDAVLIFHRAISQDLSTLPPSPRPPFQKWIWMNVESPTNTQQIPGIENLFNLTLSYREDSDIPVRLRLTSNKIPDEDFKIPKKERLICWVVSNNLKWTGVGMRNAYFHELSKHVYIHVYGKAYGSFLDYNDYFPTIASCKFYLAFENSIHKDYITEKLNGPLAVGTVPVVLGPPRKNYERFIPGDSFIHVDDFPDAKSLAEYLKRLDLDDEAYRRYFNWRRHFSARPHLILQNQEFVLAICTACDYVGRHKEYKEAHDIYEWFFN, from the coding sequence ATGTTGAACAAAAGTTCGACTGGATCTCAGCTGTGTCGGCTTGCTGTTATATTGACAGTCGCTGTTCTCATTTCTCTGACCGTCATGTTTGTATGGACTTCACCTCAAACCTTCTGTCTACCTCAACAACTTTTAATTAAGCCAGACTCAGATAGACACCACGTAGAGAAGAACAACTCACTCGATGAAGCAATGGTTGACAAACCTATTCTTTTGTTATGGGTTTGGCCTCAAGATTACAGATTTGATCTGAACGACTGTAAAACTATTTACAACATTGACGGCTGTCACCTGACGGATGATAGATCTCTCTACAGCAACACGGATGCTGTGCTTATTTTTCACAGGGCTATTAGTCAAGATCTGTCCACACTTCCTCCATCTCCTCGCCCTCCATTCCAAAAGTGGATATGGATGAATGTTGAATCACCAACTAACACACAACAAATACCAGGAATTGAAAACCTGTTTAATCTGACTCTCAGTTATAGAGAGGACTCTGACATTCCTGTGCGGTTACGCCTGACTAGCAATAAGATCCCAGATGAGGATTTTAAAATTCCCAAAAAGGAAAGACTCATCTGTTGGGTTGTGAGTAACAATTTAAAGTGGACAGGCGTCGGCATGAGAAACGCTTATTTCCACGAACTTAGCAAGCACGTCTACATACACGTGTATGGAAAAGCTTATGGATCGTTTCTGGATTATAACGACTACTTTCCCACCATAGCCAGCTGTAAATTTTATCTCGCCTTCGAGAACTCCATTCACAAAGACTACATCACTGAGAAGTTAAATGGACCTCTGGCAGTAGGTACTGTACCTGTGGTGCTGGGACCTCCCCGAAAAAACTATGAAAGGTTTATACCGGGTGACTCATTTATTCATGTGGATGACTTTCCAGATGCAAAGTCACTAGCAGAATATCTTAAGCGTCTGGACCTGGATGACGAAGCATATCGCAGGTACTTTAACTGGAGGAGACATTTCTCAGCTCGACCTCATTTAATATTACAGAACCAAGAGTTTGTTCTGGCTATTTGTACGGCCTGTGATTATGTAGGAAGACACAAAGAATATAAAGAAGCTCACGATATCTATGAATGGTTTTTCAACTAA